In Bacteroidota bacterium, a single window of DNA contains:
- a CDS encoding transposase: protein MLQFNTFYHIYNHANGDDNLFREEKNYPFFLEKYHQHIDPIAETVAWCLMPNHFHLLVKIRSEKEIVDNFSSSASANFSKVLNFRKVEVLEEEKLKFLSKQFSNFFSSYSQAFNKVYNRRGSLFLKNFKRKEISNQKYLKTLILYIHLNPVKHGFTRDLAEWKWHSFQTFFEEQQDLSSELFDNETGYKEIHLRKQNYFNEYESLENFLLT, encoded by the coding sequence ATGCTCCAATTCAACACCTTTTACCATATCTACAACCACGCCAATGGCGATGACAACCTTTTTCGGGAAGAAAAAAACTATCCTTTCTTTCTTGAAAAATACCATCAGCATATTGACCCGATTGCTGAAACTGTTGCTTGGTGTTTGATGCCGAACCATTTTCATTTGCTGGTAAAAATTAGAAGCGAAAAGGAGATCGTTGATAATTTTTCTTCTTCCGCCTCCGCTAACTTTTCTAAAGTTCTAAACTTTAGAAAAGTTGAAGTTCTCGAAGAAGAAAAATTAAAATTCCTCAGCAAACAGTTTTCTAATTTTTTCAGCAGTTACTCACAGGCTTTTAATAAGGTTTATAACAGGCGCGGCTCATTATTCCTCAAAAATTTCAAACGCAAAGAGATAAGCAATCAAAAATATCTCAAAACCTTGATTCTGTACATCCACCTAAACCCTGTCAAACATGGATTCACACGAGATTTGGCAGAGTGGAAATGGCACAGCTTTCAAACTTTCTTTGAGGAGCAACAAGATTTGTCAAGCGAATTATTTGACAATGAAACAGGATACAAGGAAATCCACCTCCGCAAGCAAAACTATTTTAATGAATACGAGTCGCTGGAAAACTTTCTACTGACTTAG
- the cas1 gene encoding type II CRISPR-associated endonuclease Cas1 → MIKRTLYFGNPAYLSLSYKQLLVRLPEVETNKTLHDKFKKEAESQIPIEDIGLIILDNSRITITQSVIAELLDNNVALITCDNSHHPTGLMLNLDGNSLQAKRFMHQIESSAPLKKQLWQQTIKQKINNQGILLEKQKHGNPQMLYNMAKQVRSGDPENHEGRAAAYYWQNIFGEEKKFQRDREGKHPNSWLNYGYAILRAGAARSLVGSGLLPTLGIHHRNQYNSYCLADDIMEPYRPFVDELVCKLLRIFPESTGEITPEIKHALLGIPVIDVEIGGKKSPLMLAFQTTTASLSKCFEGKESKILYPQML, encoded by the coding sequence ATGATTAAACGCACACTCTATTTTGGCAACCCTGCCTATCTCAGCCTAAGCTACAAACAACTATTAGTTAGGCTTCCCGAAGTTGAAACGAACAAAACCCTGCATGACAAATTCAAAAAAGAGGCGGAATCCCAAATCCCCATTGAAGATATTGGGCTTATCATTTTGGACAACAGCCGGATAACCATCACCCAATCCGTCATTGCAGAGCTGTTAGACAACAATGTTGCGCTGATAACCTGCGACAATTCGCACCACCCAACGGGCTTGATGTTGAATTTAGACGGAAACAGCCTGCAAGCCAAGCGCTTTATGCACCAAATAGAGTCTTCTGCACCGCTCAAAAAACAGTTGTGGCAACAAACCATCAAACAGAAAATCAACAATCAGGGCATTTTGCTTGAGAAACAAAAACACGGCAATCCGCAAATGCTGTATAATATGGCAAAGCAAGTCCGCAGCGGAGACCCCGAAAACCACGAAGGCAGAGCAGCAGCCTATTATTGGCAAAACATTTTTGGCGAGGAAAAAAAATTTCAACGCGACCGCGAGGGCAAACATCCAAACTCATGGCTCAATTACGGCTATGCCATATTGCGAGCCGGTGCCGCCCGTTCTTTAGTGGGCAGCGGATTGTTGCCCACATTGGGAATCCACCACCGCAATCAATACAACTCATACTGTCTTGCAGATGACATCATGGAACCTTACAGACCCTTTGTAGATGAATTGGTTTGTAAACTATTGCGGATATTCCCCGAATCCACAGGCGAAATTACCCCCGAAATCAAACACGCTTTGCTAGGAATTCCTGTCATAGATGTGGAAATTGGAGGCAAGAAAAGTCCTTTGATGCTTGCATTTCAAACTACTACGGCAAGTTTGTCTAAATGTTTTGAAGGAAAAGAATCCAAAATCCTTTATCCGCAAATGCTCTGA